The following proteins are encoded in a genomic region of Thiomicrospira sp. R3:
- a CDS encoding site-specific integrase, with product MQACRVSDWKGLFILVNLLLLTGARRNEIARLRWENVDFKKGIITLVKTKNGSDHAVELPASAVKMLKEWKLSQPMSHWVLQHRNDPRKPMVNFDCYWQTAKKTAQMPAGLRVHDLRHSVASDMLADGFSLEDIKQTLNLKSVMMANRYAHAHNIKRTVTKRNTDHLANAGSL from the coding sequence TTTGTTATTGCTGACTGGTGCAAGGCGCAATGAGATAGCGCGTTTGCGCTGGGAGAATGTCGATTTTAAAAAGGGCATAATCACCCTAGTTAAAACTAAAAACGGTTCTGACCATGCAGTAGAGCTACCAGCAAGCGCAGTTAAAATGCTCAAAGAATGGAAGTTAAGCCAGCCAATGAGTCATTGGGTATTACAGCACCGCAATGACCCACGCAAACCTATGGTTAATTTTGACTGCTACTGGCAGACAGCAAAAAAGACCGCTCAGATGCCAGCCGGGCTAAGGGTGCACGATTTACGGCATTCGGTTGCAAGTGATATGCTTGCAGATGGTTTTTCTCTTGAAGACATTAAGCAAACCCTGAATCTTAAAAGCGTAATGATGGCCAACCGCTATGCACATGCCCACAACATTAAGCGCACAGTCACCAAGCGCAATACAGACCATTTAGCCAATGCTGGGAGTTTATGA